The following coding sequences lie in one Kitasatospora azatica KCTC 9699 genomic window:
- the larE gene encoding ATP-dependent sacrificial sulfur transferase LarE: protein MSERENDDAVRAKADALLSTVHEMGPVAVAYSGGADSALVLAAGVRALGAGGVLAVTADSESLASGELTAARALADSLGVAHLAPRTDELSSPGYRANGPDRCYFCKSEVLDTIVALARENGFQQVATGTNADDAVDRFRPGIRAGRERDIRTPLLDAGFTKADVRAVSRLWSLPTWDKPATPCLASRVSYGIPVTSHRLARIDRAETAVREVLDRAGLRSEQLRVRDLGDTVRIELDLDVVVTAARLPALSDAVTAAGFGTMPMAVEGFVSGRLNHERQPASDN, encoded by the coding sequence ATGAGCGAGCGTGAGAACGACGACGCGGTCCGGGCGAAGGCCGACGCGCTGCTGTCCACCGTGCACGAGATGGGTCCCGTCGCGGTCGCCTACTCCGGCGGCGCCGACTCCGCCCTGGTGCTCGCGGCGGGCGTACGGGCGCTGGGCGCGGGCGGCGTGCTCGCCGTGACGGCGGACTCCGAGAGCCTCGCGTCCGGCGAGCTGACCGCCGCCCGGGCGCTGGCCGACTCCCTCGGTGTGGCCCACCTCGCCCCGCGCACCGATGAGTTGAGCAGCCCGGGGTACCGTGCGAACGGCCCGGACCGCTGCTACTTCTGCAAGTCCGAGGTCCTCGACACGATCGTCGCCCTGGCCCGCGAGAACGGCTTCCAGCAGGTCGCCACCGGGACCAACGCCGACGACGCCGTCGACCGGTTCCGTCCCGGCATCCGGGCCGGGCGCGAGCGCGACATCCGCACTCCGCTGCTCGACGCCGGTTTCACCAAGGCCGACGTACGGGCCGTCAGCCGCCTGTGGTCCCTGCCGACCTGGGACAAGCCGGCCACCCCGTGCCTGGCCAGCCGGGTCAGCTACGGGATCCCCGTCACCAGCCACCGGCTGGCCCGGATCGACCGCGCCGAGACCGCGGTGCGGGAAGTGCTGGACCGGGCCGGGCTGCGCTCCGAGCAGCTGCGGGTGCGCGACCTCGGCGACACGGTCCGGATCGAACTCGACCTCGACGTGGTGGTCACGGCGGCCCGGCTGCCCGCCCTGTCGGACGCGGTGACCGCAGCGGGCTTCGGCACGATGCCGATGGCGGTCGAGGGTTTCGTCTCGGGCCGGCTCAACCACGAGCGACAGCCGGCGAGCGACAACTGA
- the larC gene encoding nickel pincer cofactor biosynthesis protein LarC: MICWINPFTGLAGDMLLGALLDVGAPLEQVRASIAATGLTGWELDAVWVRSHGLTATSALVRVTDTVTERRAAELIELATAARPEPVAALSVAALTAIARAEGRLHGADPADVHLHELGGHDALVDIVGVAAALHALDVTEVVCAPLPLGTGQVRSAHGLLPCPAPATMELLNGAAVTGTDLPGETVTPTAAALLRAAGARYGPPPPMTPVATGYGVGTRVLADRPNVVAVTLGRPLTSPDRDRSEEDVMTLETNLDDVTGEVLAHTIARALEEGALDAWTTAAVMKKGRPAQVLHLLTHPENADRLRDLLLAETGTLGVRQTAQTRVVAPRRFGSVEVEGMPVRVKHGPHGVKAEYEDAAAAARTTGLPLRVVAERARRLAEQELSESSREEVGTP; the protein is encoded by the coding sequence GTGATCTGCTGGATCAACCCGTTCACCGGCCTGGCCGGCGACATGCTCCTCGGTGCGCTGCTCGATGTCGGAGCGCCGCTGGAGCAGGTGCGGGCCTCGATCGCCGCGACCGGACTGACGGGCTGGGAACTCGACGCCGTGTGGGTCAGGTCGCACGGTCTGACCGCGACGAGCGCCCTGGTCCGGGTGACGGACACCGTGACCGAGCGGCGCGCCGCAGAACTGATCGAACTGGCCACCGCCGCACGCCCGGAGCCCGTGGCGGCGCTGAGCGTCGCGGCGCTCACCGCGATCGCACGTGCCGAGGGCCGGCTGCACGGCGCCGATCCCGCCGACGTCCACCTGCACGAACTCGGCGGCCACGACGCCCTGGTGGACATCGTCGGGGTCGCCGCCGCGCTGCACGCCCTCGACGTCACGGAGGTGGTCTGCGCCCCACTGCCACTCGGCACGGGCCAGGTCCGCTCGGCGCACGGACTGCTGCCCTGCCCGGCCCCGGCCACCATGGAGCTGCTCAACGGCGCGGCCGTGACCGGCACCGACCTGCCCGGTGAGACCGTCACCCCGACCGCCGCCGCCCTGCTGCGCGCGGCCGGCGCACGCTACGGGCCGCCACCGCCGATGACACCGGTGGCGACGGGTTACGGCGTCGGCACCCGGGTCCTGGCGGACCGTCCCAACGTCGTCGCGGTCACGCTGGGCCGTCCGCTCACCTCGCCGGACCGGGATCGGTCGGAGGAGGACGTGATGACCCTGGAGACCAACCTCGACGACGTCACGGGCGAGGTCCTGGCCCACACGATCGCGCGGGCCCTGGAGGAGGGCGCGCTCGACGCCTGGACGACGGCCGCCGTGATGAAGAAGGGACGGCCGGCCCAGGTGCTGCACCTCCTCACCCATCCGGAGAACGCCGATCGGCTGCGTGACCTGCTGCTCGCCGAGACGGGGACGCTCGGCGTCCGGCAGACCGCGCAGACCCGGGTGGTGGCGCCCCGGCGATTCGGGTCCGTCGAGGTCGAGGGGATGCCGGTGCGGGTCAAGCACGGGCCGCACGGGGTCAAGGCGGAGTACGAGGACGCCGCGGCCGCGGCCCGCACCACCGGTCTGCCGCTGCGCGTCGTCGCCGAGCGTGCGCGGCGGCTGGCCGAGCAGGAGCTGTCCGAGAGTTCGAGGGAAGAAGTCGGAACACCATGA